Proteins encoded within one genomic window of Cydia pomonella isolate Wapato2018A chromosome 12, ilCydPomo1, whole genome shotgun sequence:
- the LOC133523448 gene encoding transmembrane protein 170A: MYDMLSEFQVSEFDSIGDIFRLKSGDPLDTFGEMWYPVFLWSLCSSVFVHTCAALVAFGTLRKHKYGKFFPVLLIVMGVVSPVTSGVASSAAVAFIYRAANLTMPPIHAMIWGIGQTLLGAGIGFTRILATL; the protein is encoded by the coding sequence ATGTATGACATGTTGTCTGAGTTCCAAGTATCAGAATTCGATTCAATCGGGGATATATTTCGACTGAAGTCCGGTGATCCATTAGATACGTTTGGTGAGATGTGGTACCCAGTGTTTTTGTGGTCATTGTGTTCGTCAGTGTTTGTTCACACTTGTGCAGCGCTCGTGGCGTTCGGTACCCTAAGAAAGCACAAGTATGGCAAGTTCTTTCCCGTCCTTTTAATAGTGATGGGTGTTGTGAGCCCAGTGACATCAGGCGTGGCAAGCAGTGCTGCTGTCGCCTTCATATATCGCGCAGCAAATCTGACTATGCCGCCCATCCATGCCATGATATGGGGCATTGGGCAAACACTGTTAGGGGCCGGCATTGGTTTCACGAGGATTTTGGCAACTTTGTAA
- the LOC133523873 gene encoding uncharacterized protein LOC133523873: MDDLLLRRLRLINDKLTTDIEVIPVTINSENLGQAQITYSKLDASLKRLDNDLMEYFRLASTPASDEICLLSGLQLQAEETLAELKVKIDQITLKSNATEKPPEANASCRLPKLQLPVYSGDVLFWCEFWDSFKSNIDSRNLPDVDKLSYLKASVTGDAKKAIDGLSTTNANYRIAISILKERFGKTSHPIDAHYATLYKVKMAKSTAEDCRKTFNEVERNLKILESLDENINHNHLRFMLLEKFPPDLVYEIKLKVNDDSIQEIRNQLDRIITAKEDAERISGRKRTHEAEDSTVGTLHINVKRARSAYQPKQQQGPPKKQNPQGGFDRRPERKNKFDSINKPNKWNRPKQTPTSNKDQPEPQQGSPKGRTAWTCIFCKGDHYNDKCSEATTLAERKKRLGKKCFMCLKLGHFIKDCKNKQEYCNEETVLTVLGKGFTTFQTSVVRANPLDNKNKQYKYRLLLDPGSQRSYVTFQTAKELKLPIEEESHLTIFTFGEDPPKEIHSPIVTLQLLSRTNKKIVIQANCVERISRGYIPTVKLKDLPESYILADDGSLSGQVQILVGNEYYFNLIYEKKIQLGSNLFLVDSALGWIISGRTEPQLSDEPYVVTYAQTCIETKLHQPDPPLCDGDIKSLWELECIGISDSPKATREEEAIKYFNNTTLKLNNRYTVSWPWITYPPDLPNNYGMAFGRLSSLLKRMDQGTLLSYDDTFKQQLDKGIIEVVLASRTSTDNVVHYLPFHGVCHRGKPMRIVYDASSKSSKDTKSLNECLYRGPLMLEDLTGLLIKFRTHQIGLTSDIEKAFLQMALHEKDRDHYR; this comes from the exons ATGGACGATTTGCTTTTAAGAAGGCTTAGGCTCATTAACGACAAACTCACCACAGACATAGAAGTTATTCCTGTTACCATTAATTCAGAGAACTTAGGGCAGGCTCAAATTACTTACAGTAAATTAGATGCATCTCTGAAAAGACTTGACAACGACTTGATGGAGTACTTTCGCTTGGCTTCGACACCTGCTTCTGATGAAATATGTTTACTGAGTGGATTGCAACTTCAAGCAGAGGAGACTTTGGCTGAACTTAAAGTGAAGATCGATCAAATAACTTTGAAAAGCAACGCTACAGAGAAACCTCCGGAAGCGAATGCCTCGTGCCGACTCCCTAAACTTCAGCTGCCGGTGTATAGTGGAGACGTGCTCTTTTGGTGTGAGTTCTGGGACTCCTTCAAGAGCAACATTGATTCAAGAAATCTGCCTGATGTTGACAAGCTCTCCTATCTTAAAGCCTCGGTGACGGGAGATGCCAAGAAAGCCATAGATGGTCTGTCAACTACTAATGCTAATTATAGAATAGCCATATCGATCCTAAAGGAGCGTTTCGGCAAGACCTCTCATCCCATTGACGCGCATTATGCAACACTATATAAGGTTAAGATGGCCAAAAGCACCGCTGAAGACTGTAGAAAGACATTCAACGAAGTTGAACGAAATCTCAAAATTTTGGAATCATTAGATGAAAACATCAATCACAATCATCTTCGTTTTATGTTGCTGGAGAAATTTCCACCCGATCTAGTTTACGAAATTAAGCTGAAGGTTAATGATGATTCTATACAAGAAATCAGGAACCAATTAGATAGAATTATTACCGCAAAAGAGGATGCTGAAAGGATTTCAGGAAGAAAACGCACGCATGAAGCAGAAGATAGTACAGTCGGAACTCTACATATAAATGTGAAACGTGCAAGAAGCGCATATCAACCCAAACAGCAGCAAGGTCCCCCTAAGAAACAAAATCCTCAAGGAGGTTTTGATAGAAGACCGGAAAGGAAGAATAAGTTTGATAGTATTAATAAACCCAATAAATGGAACAGACCAAAACAAACTCCGACTTCTAACAAGGATCAACCAGAACCTCAGCAGGGCTCTCCGAAGGGGAGAACAGCGTGGACATGCATCTTTTGCAAAGGTGATCATTACAATGATAAGTGCTCTGAAGCTACTACCTTAGCAGAAAGAAAGAAACGACTTGGAAAGAAATGCTTCATGTGTTTGAAGTTAGGCCACTTTATAAAAGACTGCAAGAACAAAC AAGAATACTGCAATGAAGAAACAGTCCTGACGGTTCTAGGAAAGGGATTCACTACTTTTCAAACTTCTGTCGTTAGGGCTAACCCCctagataataaaaataaacaatataaatatagactTCTTTTAGATCCAGGCTCTCAGCGCTCCTACGTCACATTTCAAACTGCCAAGGAATTGAAGCTTCCCATTGAAGAGGAAAGTCATTTAACTATATTTACCTTCGGTGAAGATCCTCCTAAAGAAATACATAGTCCAATAGTTACTTTACAATTGCTGTCAAGGACAAATAAGAAGATAGTTATACAAGCCAACTGCGTTGAACGTATTTCAAGAGGATACATACCCACTGTCAAGTTGAAGGACTTACCGGAGTCATATATACTAGCGGATGACGGCTCGCTAAGCGGACAGGTGCAGATTCTGGTTGGAAACGAGTACTACTTCAACCTAATTTACGAGAAGAAAATACAATTGGGTAGTAACCTGTTCCTGGTCGATTCTGCCCTTGGTTGGATAATAAGTGGTAGAACAGAACCACAGCTTAGTGACGAGCCCTATGTAGTGACTTACGCTCAGACTTGTATAGAAACGAAGCTTCATCAACCTGACCCACCCCTTTGTGATGGAGACATAAAGAGCCTCTGGGAACTAGAATGTATAGGTATTAGTGATTCACCGAAAGCAACTAGAGAAGAAGAAGCaatcaagtattttaataataccactctaaaattaaataatcgttaCACGGTAAGCTGGCCGTGGATAACTTACCCACCGGACTTACCCAATAATTATGGAATGGCTTTTGGTCGCTTATCAAGCTTATTGAAGCGTATGGATCAAGGCACGTTGTTATCATACGATGATACGTTTAAACAACAATTAGATAAGGGTATAATAGAAGTTGTACTTGCTTCAAGAACGTCAACGGATAACGTAGTTCACTACCTACCCTTCCATGGAGTATGCCATCGAGGGAAACCTATGAGAATAGTTTATGATGCTAGCTCCAAGAGCAGCAAAGACACCAAGAGTCTGAACGAATGTTTATACAGAGGACCACTCATGTTAGAAGACCTCACAGGTTTACTCattaaatttagaactcatCAGATAGGACTAACCTCGGATATTGAAAAGGCGTTCTTACAGATGGCGTTACACGAAAAGGATCGTGAC CACTACAGATGA
- the LOC133523450 gene encoding centrosomal protein of 135 kDa-like, whose translation MAEDYFNLKRKLEDLGYNNSLPLEAVPLVECVLADLLQTTRSLQHYMDLSKEALMQRDSLMLEAEPYKCDNAKLIQENNQLHKENIKLKEDYLRLSKDSKRKIKTLSDELTKKETLISKLQHDLRDLSLRGLCVSTQSSRNKSRRKDCGDDNVARLCFCNDNKLTGSDSDITELTKKIQSLEEKNGAYFDEISLLKSQIEHRDNEIIRLNILLEGGRPLKAVSRDVCNSHTDKKVQELLGQLQDIGAENGVLRKQVADALEKQHEAMKRALNLADRNKTLHDELKKMDSLALTVEDDCNKRMATMANEMSLLQAKAENLVKKNSELMNQISQSPKLDRLQLDLNIALGEKETLQQKVKDLTELNKTLQDKILFFASNSNTNSERGLSAKSKCPTKDELHKILEEERKKYETCMAKLQEQLTETTTMFSKHLSKCKDYSPRNGIPPDSACIKNLHNQLCECQQRILMLKKENEELKATSAMQDEGNKQNYKDVISQLNAENAELSKENISLSSQLSQYKSMKLTQYSTGCEYTKRDILKLQDEVERLKESNNILRKDKEQYISLYKESTDLVEKLKRDLALKHREMEQLQEENSSYKMTHRTGKASADHLKEECNFLREQIKRMQSDVIKEKTLANQIKNIQMETERSSNEVQSELFCTQKKLSLSKDTIESLQKKCNDLQSEITSLNHDKSKLMENLKKIDQDRDKLVLELDHKTEAVSVLEQKVKSQSHEINKLEDELAELKRRLNLNKISEHKLVDFETQIQFLNGEILRLNQQYDNAVIENKHLQNSLAEANGNMKLNKIEYEKSKREVDGLKQQLQHYVAEIRRIEEMLSQKEAERSDMLEHFASLSVEANILENTNHSLESESASKSLQLQTYISKIQALEERLMDKGNTIDAQSAKIATMTCRITALENEVKLVTEEKALLEQNLSYLKQMCSNLQKESGQVTHGLSEADSELQLYENKIKSLSKAKARLEEEKHDVKDNLETTEKLLANARREVVELKLALQDATAETKSLQDRINRLSRVETEIHDSTLRRELELPLMLEETIHEVSHEEDEDSTRFHELHKRFSKYSHGSTL comes from the exons atggcTGAAGATTACTTTAATCTAAAGCGAAAACTAGAAGACTTAGGATATAATAATTCTTTGCCTTTGGAAGCAGTTCCTCTGGTAGAATGTGTGCTCGCAGATCTGCTTCAGACTACAAGGAGTTTACAACATTACATGGATCTTTCAAAAGAAGCTCTCATGCAACGAGACTCCTTGATGCTGGAAGCTGAACCATACAAATGTGACAATGCAAAGCTCATTCAAGAAAATAATCAATTACACAAAGAAAACATCAAATTAAAAGAAGACTATTTGAGGTTGTCTAAAGAcagtaaaagaaaaattaaaacattgtcGGATGAGCTTACAAAGAAGGAAACATTGATAAGTAAGTTGCAACATGATCTTAGGGACCTGAGCCTCAGAGGGTTGTGTGTTAGCACCCAAAGCAGCCGCAATAAAAGCAGAAGGAAAGACTGTGGAGATGATAATGTTGCTAGATTGTGCTTCTGCAATGACAATAAGTTAACTGGTTCTGATAGTGATATCACAGAGTTGACAAAGAAGATACAAAGCCTGGAAGAAAAGAATGGAGCCTATTTTGATGAAATATCACTTTTGAAGAGTCAAATTGAACACAgagataatgaaataataaggCTGAATATCCTTCTTGAAGGTGGAAGGCCTCTTAAAGCTGTTAGCAGAGATGTTTGCAATTCACATACTGATAAAAAAGTTCAAGAGCTACTCGGGCAGCTACAAGACATAGGTGCTGAAAATGGTGTTCTGCGAAAACAAGTCGCAGATGCTTTAGAAAAACAACATGAGGCTATGAAACGGGCACTAAATCTTGCTGATAGGAACAAGACTCTACATGATGAATTGAAAAAAATGGACTCTTTAGCTTTAACTGTTGAAGATGATTGTAATAAAAGAATGGCTACCATGGCAAATGAGATGAGTCTGTTACAAGCTAAAGCCGAAAACCTAGTTAAGAAAAACTCAGAACTAATGAATCAAATTTCGCAATCACCTAAACTAGATAGACTTCAATTAGACCTGAATATTGCTCTGGGGGAGAAGGAGACTCTGCAACAGAAGGTTAAAGATCTAACTgagttaaataaaactttacaagaTAAAATTCTATTTTTTGCTTCTAACAGTAACACAAATTCTGAAAGAGGACTTAGTGCAAAAAGTAAATGCCCAACAAAAGATGAATTACATAAAATTCTAgaggaagaaagaaaaaaatatgagacgTGCATGGCAAAATTGCAAGAACAATTAACTGAAACAACAACTATGTTTAGCAAACATTTATCAAAGTGTAAAGATTATAGCCCAAGAAATGGTATTCCTCCAGATAGTGCTTGCATTAAAAATCTTCATAATCAATTGTGTGAGTGCCAACAAAGAatactaatgttaaaaaaagagAATGAAGAACTTAAAGCCACGTCTGCTATGCAAGATGAAggtaataaacaaaattataaagaTGTAATTAGTCAACTTAATGCGGAAAATGCTGAACTTTCTAAGGAAAACATTTCCTTAAGCAGTCAATTGAGTCAGtacaaaagtatgaaattgACACAATATAGCACAGGATGTGAATACACAAAACGTGATATTTTAAAACTTCAAGATGAAGTTGAAAGGTTAAAGGAGAGTAATAATATCTTAAGAAAAGATAAGGAACAATACATATCTTTGTACAAAGAATCCACAGATTTAGTTGAAAAGTTAAAACGAGATTTAGCTTTGAAGCACAGAGAAATGGAACAGTTACAGGAAGAAAATAGTTCTTATAAAATGACACACCGAACCGGTAAGGCATCTGCTGACCACCTCAAAGAAGAATGCAACTTTTTAAGAGAGCAAATAAAAAGAATGCAATCTGATGTTATAAAGGAGAAGACATTGGCTAATCAAATTAAGAATATTCAAATGGAAACTGAAAGAAGCAGTAATGAAGTGCAAAGTGAGTTATTTTGTACTCAGAAGAAACTAAGCCTATCTAAAGACACAATTGAATCACTACAAAAGAAATGTAATGATTTGCAATCTGAAATAACTTCTCTGAATCATGATAAATCAAAGTTAATGGAGAATTTAAAAAAGATAGATCAAGATAGAGATAAATTAGTTTTAGAATTGGATCACAAGACTGAAGCTGTAAGTGTTCTTGAACAGAAAGTTAAATCTCAGAGCCATGAGATAAATAAACTGGAAGATGAACTAGCTGAACTAAAAAGAAGActaaaccttaacaaaatatCAGAACACAAATTGGTAGATTTTGAAACACAAATCCAATTTCTCAATGGGGAAATTTTACGCTTGAATCAGCAATATGATAATGCtgttatagaaaataaacatttgCAAAATAGTTTGGCAGAGGCAAACGGAaacatgaaattaaataaaattgaatatgaaaaatctaaaagagAAGTAGACGGTCTTAAACAACAATTACAACACTATGTAGCAGAAATCAGGCGAATTGAAGAAATGCTCTCACAAAAAGAAGCCGAAAGATCTGATATGCTAGAACACTTTGCAAGTTTGTCCGTTGAAGCAAATATATTAGAAAATACAAATCACTCTTTGGAGAGTGAATCTGCTTCAAAATCACTACAGTTACAAACATATATTAGCAAAATACAGGCTCTAGAAGAAAGGCTTATGGATAAAGGTAACACCATTGACGCCCAATCAGCAAAGATTGCAACAATGACCTGTAGGATTACTGCCTTAGAAAATGAGGTGAAATTAGTTACCGAGGAAAAAGCTCTTCTtgaacaaaatctgtcataccTGAAGCAAATGTGTAGCAATCTTCAAAAAGAATCAGGTCAAGTGACACATGGCTTGAGCGAGGCTGACTCAGAACTGCAACTgtacgaaaataaaataaagagtctTTCAAAAGCAAAGGCAAGATTAGAGGAAGAGAAACATGATGTAAAAGACAACTTAGAAACAACTGAAAAGTTACTGGCAAATGCAAGGAGAGAGGTTGTGGAGCTGAAATTGGCTCTGCAGGATGCTACAGCTGAAACAAAATCTTTGCAGGACAGAATTAATAGACTAAGTCGCGTAGAAACTGAAATACATGAT tCTACATTGAGGCGAGAATTGGAGCTTCCTCTTATGTTGGAAGAAACAATTCACGAGGTCAGCCATGAGGAGGATGAAGACAGCACACGTTTTCATGAATTACATAAAAGATTTTCAAAGTACTCCCATGGAAGTACTTTATAA
- the LOC133523447 gene encoding uncharacterized protein LOC133523447 encodes MELYRNLKGSFQDISMSLRDWSSNSREFMKKVSDTCKEDKVKVLGLEWDIKKDTLQLKPNLQEEAVTKRGILKTIASIYDPCGYAVPYTLSSKLFLQGLWKAGVSWDSPLSSELTEEWNVIRQNLEAIREVSVNRCYMKTPVGKGYQLHCFTDASLQAYAASVFLVCGSGKSFIIGKSRLIPSKDQESLKIPRLELLGVLIGSRLIKFVLKFFQQKIARQVLWTDSQIVIEWCKSDKLLPPFVARRIEEIRTNKDLEIRYLPTDLNPADVGTRPTCSREDGEKWLSGPQFIVEDPKTWPTTSGSGPTSSLLTGEGLGIQEDEELMEIDDPDIPNVNPVETEDGTTAKEIINQENGQMPDNKFQKLKEIQSEYFPLEVEGKVTSLSLNLGIFKDIDELLRCKGRMKHTNWSFDKRYPILIPKNSDFTNEIIIKTHQENKHVGVSHTLDKIRETYWIPQGRSQVQRILKKCPECMRHDGGPYRLPETPALPKERVNYSSPFTYVGTDYLGPLLVNNGNGNCKRWISLYTCLAVRAIHLEVVKDLTAEEGLLALRRMISARGVPILITSDNAAHFKLLSEILQNPYCVDKEIKWKFIPQLAPWHGGFYERLVGLVKNCTKKTLQKHLLNDSQLVTVVKEIEAVLNTRPLTYVDSEPDHVLKPSDFLTMGKCIIMETSGKDPTTSQGTVTKDNLIKGWKKAQIILREFKEMFENRYLLNLRERYSHHPKEPRVISKLAPKIGQIVQIKGDTKNRVNWKVGKIVSLRKGADGLCRVATVRVGDTEYTRSIAHLYPLEIEDGEEQCKQTSSYDESAEEPLQLPNLPRSSRRDDMTVDSVNDVAESESLSEQRCTQAVRDKPEEEVQPYASPVEGRSSSQRILEPMYSESNEPKPKSMSEPEPFAVVDLESYEHTKPESHNLEEVTLGNESRPKRAAALRALEKIKEWTSNLVALFLPVLGSVATDAKIRCHNTNSPAATPNSALYVEL; translated from the exons ATGGAGCTCTACAGAAATCTAAAAGGATCTTTTCAAGATATTTCAATGTCACTCAGGGATTGGAGCTCAAATTCTCGAGAATTTATGAAGAAAGTTTCTGATACATGTAAAGAAGATAAAGTAAAGGTACTTGGTTTAGAATGGGACATTAAGAAAGATACTCTTCAGTTGAAACCTAACTTGCAAGAGGAAGCAGTCACAAAAAGAGGAATACTGAAGACTATTGCATCAATCTATGATCCATGTGGTTATGCCGTGCCCTATACTCTATCATCTAAACTCTTTCTACAAGGACTCTGGAAGGCTGGAGTGTCGTGGGACTCGCCATTGTCAAGCGAACTAACAGAAGAGTGGAACGTCATCAGACAGAACTTAGAAGCCATTAGGGAAGTGTCAGTGAACAGATGCTACATGAAGACACCAGTGGGAAAAGGCTACCAACTACACTGTTTCACTGACGCCTCCCTACAGGCTTATGCAGCATCAGTCTTTTTAGTTTGCGGCTCGGGGAAAAGCTTCATCATTGGTAAATCCCGTTTAATACCAAGTAAAGATCAGGAGAGTCTCAAGATACCCCGTCTTGAACTATTAGGAGTACTGATTGGCAGTAGATTGATAAAGTTCGTTCTTAAATTCTTCCAGCAGAAGATAGCAAGGCAAGTCTTATGGACCGACAGCCAGATAGTCATAGAATGGTGTAAATCTGACAAACTATTACCACCTTTCGTTGCCAGGAGGATAGAAGAGATCAGAACAAATAAAGATCTGGAAATCAGATACCTTCCAACAGACCTAAATCCAGCAGACGTAGGCACCAGACCCACCTGTTCGAGAGAGGACGGGGAGAAATGGCTGAGTGGTCCACAATTTATAGTAGAAGATCCGAAGACGTGGCCAACTACATCCGGCAGTGGACCCACCAGTTCTCTCTTGACTGGGGAGGGTCTTGGGATCCAAGAAGATGAAGAACTGATGGAAATAGATGATCCAGATATACCTAATGTTAACCCGGTGGAAACGGAAGATGGCACAACTGCAAAAGAGATAATAAATCAAGAGAATGGTCAGATGCCAGACAATAAGTTTCAAAAATTGAAAGAAATTCAATCAGAGTATTTTCCTCTAGAAGTAGAGGGAAAAGtaactagtttaagtttgaatttAGGCATATTTAAAGATATAGATGAGTTACTGAGGTGCAAAGGTCGTATGAAACACACAAACTGGTCATTTGACAAACGCTATCCTATACTTATTCCAAAAAATTCAGATTTCACCAacgaaattataataaagactcatcaagaaaataaacatgttGGAGTGAGTCACACGTTAGACAAGATAAGGGAAACATACTGGATTCCACAAGGAAGAAGCCAAGTTCAAAGGATCCTGAAGAAATGCCCTGAATGTATGAGACATGACGGAGGGCCATATAGACTACCGGAAACTCCTGCTTTACCGAAAGAGAGAGTCAACTATAGTTCTCCATTTACATACGTTGGTACCGACTACCTGGGACCACTTCTAGTTAACAATGGGAATGGCAATTGCAAAAGGTGGATTAGCCTATATACATGTTTGGCTGTAAGAGCCATTCACCTAGAAGTTGTAAAGGACCTAACAGCGGAAGAAGGTTTATTGGCCTTACGCAGGATGATTTCAGCAAGAGGAGTGCCTATCTTGATAACGTCTGACAACGCAGCTCACTTTAAGTTACTCTCGGAGATTCTTCAGAATCCATACTGCgtagataaagaaataaaatggaaatttataCCACAGTTAGCACCATGGCATGGAGGATTCTACGAGAGATTAGTCGGATTGGTTAAGAACTGTACGAAGAAAACTTTACAGAAACATTTATTGAATGACAGCCAGCTGGTTACAGTGGTTAAAGAAATAGAAGCGGTTCTTAACACAAGACCTTTAACTTACGTGGACTCGGAGCCTGATCATGTATTAAAACCTTCAGATTTTCTTACCATGGGAAAATGTATCATTATGGAAACGTCAGGAAAGGATCCTACTACGTCACAAGGAACGGTGACTaaagacaatttaattaaaGGTTGGAAGAAAGCACAGATAATTCTAAGAGAATTTAAAGAGATGTTCGAGAACCGGTATCTCCTAAATTTGAGAGAAAGATATTCCCACCATCCTAAAGAACCTAGGGTAATATCCAAGTTGGCTCCAAAGATAGGTCAAATCGTGCAGATCAAAGGTGACACGAAGAACAGAGTCAATTGGAAAGTTGGGAAAATAGTATCTTTAAGAAAAGGCGCCGACGGTTTATGTAGGGTTGCCACGGTACGAGTAGGAGATACAGAGTATACAAGATCTATCGCGCATCTCTACCCGTTAGAGATCGAAGATGGAGAAGAACAGTGTAAACAAACATCATCTTACGACGAAAGCGCAGAAGAACCTCTGCAACTTCCTAATCTACCCCGTTCGTCACGCAGAGATGACATGACGGTGGATTCCGTCAACGATGTTGCCGAATCCGAGTCTCTTTCTGAGCAAAGATGCACGCAAGCAGTCAGAGATAAGCCAGAAGAAGAAGTACAACCTTATGCCTCGCCAGTAGAGGGAAGGAGTTCCTCTCAACGAATCCTAGAGCCTATGTATAGTGAGTCAAACGAGCCTAAGCCTAAGTCTATGTCCGAACCAGAACCGTTCGCGGTCGTCGACCTCGAATCTTACGAGCACACTAAGCCAGAATCACACAACCTGGAGGAGGTTACGCTAGGCAACGAGTCAAGACCTAAGAGAGCCGCAGCTCTTCGAGCCCTTGAGAAGATCAAAGAATGGACCAGCAATCTAGTCGCCCTATTCCTGCCTGTGTTGGGGAGTGTCGCGACGGACGCGAAAATCCGATGCCACAATACTAATTCACCTGCGGCAACACCGAACAGCGCCCTCTATGTGGAACTGTG A